A window of Streptomyces sp. Je 1-332 genomic DNA:
GGCGAGGAGAACGCCTCCGGCGGTGACAGACGACACGACGGCGACATGGCGATCCTCGGCCCCTGGCTCGACAGGATCGCGGCGAAGATGGGCGGGCTCCCCGGCCACTGGACCTCCGCCATCCTGGTGCCGAACTCCCTGGCCAAGCGCACAGCGCAGAACTACGGCTTCCCGGCAGGGAACATAGCCATCTGGGACGCGGACTCGCAGGAGGGTGTCGAGGAGGCCATCGGCACCGTGCGCGCCGCCGCCACCAGCTTCCTCCGCGCCCGGGAGAAGGGCGTACGCGGCACGAAGAACCTGTTCGCCGTCGGCCAGGACATATCGATCGACGAGGTGCGGGCGAATCTCGAACCGATTCCGGCCGACAGGTACCGCCTCCTGAAGGTCGACAAGGAAGTCGAGATCCGCCCCTTCGTCGATTCGCATCCCGGTGTGGCATACGAACGCGGCGCCTGTTACTACCAGTTGGGCGCGCGGGCGCAGGTGCAGCCCAACAAGGAAGTCATAGTGGTCGAGAAGGACACCGACCGCGCTTATACGGGCGACGCGGCGCGCAGCCTTCTGTTCGGTTCGGGCATTCAAGGGACCGTCTCGGTGAAGGCGGGGAACAATCCCAAGCTGGAGGTCTATGTACAGAGTCGTTCGGTGAACAGGAAACTCAAGCCGAAGACACGTCTGCTCATCATGCTCTGAAATGCCCCGGCGGCGGCGCCGGGTGGGTCGACGGGTCAGCGGGTCAGCGGGTCAGCGGGTCAGCGGGTCAGCGGGTGATGAACGGCTCGGTCAGGTGTGGGGTCGCGAGGTGCAGGGTGTCGGCGGCCCCGTCGTGGAGCACCCGTTCCCTTGACGCCCGTGCCTGCTCGGGGTCCATCTCGTGGGCGTAGGCGAGTTTGGGGTGCAGGAGCTGGATCGCGTGCACGAGCAGGTCTCCAGTGACGGCGACCTGCTCGCGCCCGGACGCGATGAGCACACTCTGATGCCCTGGCGTGTGACCGGGCGTGGCGAACGCGCGCTCGCCGCCGCGCAACGGGGTGTCGCCGTCGAGCAGCCGTAGCTGATCGGTCTTCCGGAGCGGGTCGATCACAGTGGACCGCAGCTGCGGGTTGACCTCTTCGATCGCATCGAACTCGGCTTGCTGCAACAGGTATTCGGCGTTCGGGAAGAACGGCCGCGCCTGCTCGCCGCCGACGACGGCCCAGCCCACGTGGTCGGTGTGGAGGTGCGTGAGCACCACGGTGTCCACGTCGGATGGTTCGATGCCCGCGGAGGCCAGCGAGGCCGGGAGGGCTCCGGGCACAGGCGCCCACGAGGCAGCCGGGCCGTCGGCCGGACCGATCCCCGCGTCGATCAGGGTCACACCCCGATCGCTGCGGATCGCGAACGCGCGGAACTGGAGCCGCCAGCGCCCTTCGGCGTCGAGCGCGCCGGGATCGAACCGGTCGGCCGCCGACCACTGCTCGGTGGTGGCGCCGGGGAACGCCTCCGCCCTGGGGGAGAAGAAGGGGCCTGCGCCGTCGGCGAGCGCGATGACGGTGTACGGGCCTACCTGAAGGGAAGGGGACATCCCGCAGATGATGCCACCGGCGGCCGAGCCACGACCGGGCGGGCGAACCGCGTGATCCGGCAGCCGGCCGACGCCGGGCCAATCCCTGGGCTCCGTGCGTCAGTTGAGCCTCGGCTTCACTTGAATCTCCGTCTCACCGCGTCCTTGACGCCGTAGGCCACCCCGATCAATGAGCCTCGGCTCTGGTGCGCGACGGCTTTCATCGCCCCGCCCGTGCCACGCCGGTTCGCGAGTCGGGCGCAGGCATCGGCGAAGCGGTCCGCGATGAGAGCCGGTTCGTACCGCGCCGAGGAAAGGCGAGCCGCGTCGGCCATCCGTCGACGGA
This region includes:
- a CDS encoding vWA domain-containing protein; the encoded protein is MSANRIQHKVNHVALVVDCSGSMRPHQSQLIRVVDEFVAGLKAESDSLGHETRISLYSFDHRVENLVWDMDVKHLPSMRGLYQVNNGATALIEASLKSLDDLGHIWEEYGEHSFLQIVVTDGEENASGGDRRHDGDMAILGPWLDRIAAKMGGLPGHWTSAILVPNSLAKRTAQNYGFPAGNIAIWDADSQEGVEEAIGTVRAAATSFLRAREKGVRGTKNLFAVGQDISIDEVRANLEPIPADRYRLLKVDKEVEIRPFVDSHPGVAYERGACYYQLGARAQVQPNKEVIVVEKDTDRAYTGDAARSLLFGSGIQGTVSVKAGNNPKLEVYVQSRSVNRKLKPKTRLLIML
- a CDS encoding MBL fold metallo-hydrolase — encoded protein: MSPSLQVGPYTVIALADGAGPFFSPRAEAFPGATTEQWSAADRFDPGALDAEGRWRLQFRAFAIRSDRGVTLIDAGIGPADGPAASWAPVPGALPASLASAGIEPSDVDTVVLTHLHTDHVGWAVVGGEQARPFFPNAEYLLQQAEFDAIEEVNPQLRSTVIDPLRKTDQLRLLDGDTPLRGGERAFATPGHTPGHQSVLIASGREQVAVTGDLLVHAIQLLHPKLAYAHEMDPEQARASRERVLHDGAADTLHLATPHLTEPFITR